A stretch of the Chlorobiota bacterium genome encodes the following:
- a CDS encoding class I SAM-dependent RNA methyltransferase, producing MQEILDDKFDLVAITLEGLEDTLKAELESCGAKDIGLRTRAVVFKGDKRLLYYANLKLRTALKILKPILNFKAKSEYELYANVRKIEWDKIISIKQTFSISSSVYSQIFTHSQYATLKVKDAIADYFVDKYDSRPSVDTDNPDIKIHLHIYENQCGISLDSSGEILNHRGYRAHSDTAPINECLAAAMIILSGWDGDCDFIDPMCGSGTIAIEAAYIARNIAPGLLRDDFGFMSWADFDEPLYEEVYDKTLEEIKDFNHSIYAFDISQKSIDLSTKNAAIGKVNGDIIFGVQDFLEPINSPIKNALIMFNPPYGDRMKKDDIDFFYKSIGDSLKKNWIGNTAWIITSNFSALKLLGLSTSKKIKLYNGALECRFVKYDLYKGSKKTKYSQNQDSLPEILD from the coding sequence ATGCAAGAAATTTTAGACGATAAATTTGATTTAGTTGCTATAACCCTTGAAGGCTTAGAGGATACTTTAAAAGCCGAATTAGAGTCCTGTGGTGCAAAAGATATAGGATTAAGAACAAGGGCTGTAGTTTTTAAAGGAGATAAAAGACTCTTGTATTATGCTAATTTAAAATTAAGAACTGCTCTTAAAATTTTAAAACCTATTTTAAATTTTAAAGCAAAATCTGAATATGAATTGTATGCTAATGTAAGAAAAATTGAATGGGATAAAATAATTTCAATTAAACAAACATTTTCAATTTCAAGCTCGGTCTATTCTCAAATTTTTACTCATTCACAGTATGCAACTCTAAAAGTTAAAGATGCAATAGCTGATTATTTTGTAGATAAATATGACTCAAGGCCAAGTGTGGATACTGATAACCCTGATATAAAGATACATCTTCACATTTATGAAAATCAATGTGGAATTTCTTTAGATAGTTCTGGAGAAATTCTTAATCATAGAGGATATAGAGCTCATTCTGATACTGCACCAATTAATGAATGCCTTGCTGCAGCTATGATAATTTTATCTGGTTGGGATGGAGATTGTGATTTTATAGATCCAATGTGTGGATCTGGAACAATTGCTATTGAAGCTGCTTATATTGCTCGAAATATTGCACCAGGATTACTTAGAGATGATTTTGGCTTTATGAGTTGGGCAGATTTTGATGAGCCATTGTATGAAGAAGTATACGATAAAACTTTAGAAGAGATTAAAGATTTTAATCACAGTATTTATGCTTTTGATATTTCTCAAAAATCTATTGATTTAAGTACCAAAAATGCTGCAATTGGAAAAGTTAATGGTGATATTATTTTTGGTGTACAGGATTTTTTGGAACCAATTAATTCTCCAATTAAAAATGCTTTAATAATGTTCAATCCACCTTATGGTGATAGAATGAAAAAAGATGATATTGATTTCTTTTACAAATCTATTGGTGATAGTTTAAAGAAAAACTGGATTGGAAATACAGCATGGATTATAACTTCAAATTTTTCAGCACTTAAATTACTCGGTTTATCAACATCAAAAAAAATTAAACTTTATAATGGAGCTCTAGAGTGTAGGTTTGTTAAATATGACTTATATAAAGGGAGTAAAAAAACTAAGTATTCTCAAAATCAAGATTCTCTTCCAGAAATATTAGATTGA